In Saccharomyces eubayanus strain FM1318 chromosome XV, whole genome shotgun sequence, a single window of DNA contains:
- the ERC1 gene encoding Erc1p, translating into MSKQFSHTTNDRRSSIIYSTSVGKAGLFTPADYIPQESEENLIEDEEDVNEDEAGEQRPIRGGDGAQPEREGEYHSLLDANNSRTLQQEAWQQGYGSNDRKQLLDQERDLLIDNKLLLRDGDIGGDIESRDHGHSPGPDGADRPTEIEHAWDNAIESGQPINSTFKRETQVITMNALPLIFTFILQNSLSLASIFSVSHLGTKELGGVTLGSMTANITGLAAIQGLCTCLDTLCAQAYGAKNYHLVGVLVQRCAVITILAFLPMMYVWFVWSERILALMIPERELCTLAAKYLRVTAFGVPGFILFECGKRFLQCQGIFHASTIVLFVCAPLNAVMNYLLVWNDKIGIGYLGAPLSVVINYWLMTLGLLIYAMTTKHKERPLKCWNGIIPREQAFKNWRKMINLAIPGVVMVEAEFLGFEVLTIFASHLGTDALGAQSIVATVASLAYQVPFSISVSTSTRVANFIGASLYDSCMITCRVSLLLSFVCSSLNMFVICRYKQQIAELFSSENGVVQMVVETLPLLAFMQLFDAFNASTAGCLRGQGRQKIGGYINLFAFYCLGVPMAYVLTFAYHLGVGGLWLGITSALVMMSVCQGYAVFHGDKRRILAAARKRNAETHTS; encoded by the coding sequence ATGTCTAAGCAATTTAGTCATACCACAAACGACAGAAGGTCATCCATCATCTACTCCACGAGTGTCGGGAAGGCAGGGCTATTCACGCCTGCCGACTACATCCCACAGGAGTCAGAGGAGAACCTGattgaagacgaagaggaCGTGAACGAGGACGAGGCCGGTGAACAGAGGCCCATCCGCGGCGGTGATGGGGCCCAACCAGAGAGGGAGGGCGAGTACCATTCGCTGCTGGACGCCAACAACTCCCGGACGTTACAGCAAGAAGCCTGGCAACAGGGGTACGGCTCCAACGACCGCAAGCAGTTGCTGGACCAAGAACGGGACTTGCTGATAGACAACAAGCTGCTTTTGCGCGACGGTGACATCGGAGGAGACATCGAAAGTCGCGACCACGGTCACAGCCCTGGACCGGATGGCGCAGACAGACCCACGGAGATCGAACACGCATGGGACAACGCCATTGAGAGCGGCCAGCCCATCAACTCCACCTTCAAGCGGGAGACACAGGTGATTACCATGAACGCGTTGCCGCTCATCTTCACCTTCATCCTACAAAACTCGCTATCACTAGCATCCATTTTCTCCGTCTCCCACCTGGGAACGAAGGAGCTGGGCGGTGTGACGTTGGGGTCCATGACCGCAAACATAACAGGCCTAGCCGCAATCCAAGGTCTGTGCACGTGTCTGGACACGCTGTGCGCACAGGCGTACGGTGCCAAGAACTACCACCTGGTGGGTGTGCTGGTGCAGAGATGTGCCGTGATCACCATTCTGGCATTCTTGCCCATGATGTACGTGTGGTTTGTCTGGTCGGAGAGAATCCTGGCGCTGATGATTCCCGAGAGAGAGCTGTGCACACTGGCAGCCAAATACCTGCGCGTCACCGCATTCGGTGTCCCCGGTTTCATCCTGTTCGAGTGTGGAAAGAGGTTCCTGCAATGCCAGGGCATTTTCCATGCGTCCACGATCGTGCTGTTTGTGTGCGCGCCCTTGAACGCGGTAATGAACTACCTGCTGGTGTGGAACGACAAGATCGGCATCGGCTACCTGGGCGCTCCGCTCTCCGTGGTGATCAACTACTGGCTGATGACGCTCGGACTACTAATATACGCAATGACCACCAAACACAAGGAGAGACCGCTTAAGTGCTGGAACGGCATCATCCCTCGGGAACAAGCATTCAAGAACTGGCGCAAGATGATCAACCTGGCCATCCCCGGTGTGGTCATGGTCGAAGCCGAGTTCCTCGGCTTCGAAGTGCTCACCATCTTCGCCTCCCACTTGGGAACGGACGCGCTGGGTGCCCAGTCGATCGTGGCCACCGTCGCGTCGCTGGCATACCAGGTACCTTTCTCCATCTCTGTCTCCACAAGCACCCGAGTGGCCAACTTCATCGGCGCGTCGCTCTACGACAGCTGCATGATCACGTGCCGCGTGTCCTTGCTACTATCCTTTGTGTGTTCGTCGCTAAACATGTTCGTGATCTGCCGGTACAAACAGCAAATCGCAGAGCTGTTCTCCTCAGAGAACGGTGTGGTCCAGATGGTCGTGGAGACGCTGCCGCTGCTGGCCTTCATGCAGCTGTTCGACGCGTTCAACGCCTCGACAGCGGGCTGCCTGCGTGGACAGGGCAGACAGAAGATCGGCGGTTATATCAACCTGTTTGCCTTCTACTGCCTGGGTGTGCCCATGGCTTACGTGCTGACTTTCGCCTACCACTTGGGCGTGGGCGGCTTGTGGCTGGGGATCACCAGTGCGTTGGTGATGATGAGCGTGTGCCAGGGCTACGCGGTGTTCCATGGCGACAAGCGCCGGATCCTTGCCGCAGCCCGCAAGCGTAACGCAGAGACCCACACATCGTGA
- the BRL1 gene encoding Brl1p yields MDSFGNLSIGDNFTSGMEHGDEELVGLSNLSISKNGPTLSPQLINRFMPHFPSSPSPLRNALDFSVSKGDEEENDLMEIDEVDDTSFGEVYDREPTEAIIEVDERSIVEEIEVTPEDKQKQENSESQNQHQEGERNIVSPHHATVIKALLSPTDLGVAAATKVESIVPLPQANPDNNQDSKSNLEIGNENESEQNDEVEDELNLQTGNDKSRTFTNAFDSEIIKRELRSRSKYQPIQVSFNTHNYFYSDKEGVKTYSLTKPNDNGIDDFYDRNEAFKLPKPWSPNSHPTSRASYALMSYLQLFLNAITTIVIFSFILSFILTLQKDLKSTWEQRKHELQYESENCQEQYITNRCNQTPGLPALDQQCAEWKQCMNRNNDIFFRARTTLSAQLFGDIINSFIDPLNWKTLFVIFCGIITWCFSSNFLLGFVRAKSYYGDGIKRYPVSPPLTSSSEASSKEGSRLLKQ; encoded by the coding sequence ATGGACAGTTTTGGGAATTTGAGTATAGGAGACAATTTCACTAGCGGGATGGAGCACGGTGATGAGGAGCTGGTGGGCCTTTCCAACCTAAGCATATCGAAAAATGGACCAACATTATCTCCACAACTCATCAACCGGTTCATGCCCCATTTCCCTTCAAGCCCATCGCCTCTACGAAATGCATTGGATTTTAGTGTAAGTAAAGGCGATGAGGAAGAGAATGACCTAATGGAGATAGACGAAGTTGACGATACGAGTTTCGGAGAGGTTTACGACAGGGAGCCCACTGAAGCAATTATTGAAGTGGATGAGAGGTCCATAGTGGAAGAAATCGAAGTCACGCCTGAAGAcaaacaaaagcaagaaaacaGTGAAAGTCAGAACCAACACCAAGAGGGGGAGAGAAATATTGTTTCACCACACCATGCAACTGTCATAAAGGCACTATTGTCACCGACAGATTTAGGCGTAGCGGCGGCTACCAAAGTAGAAAGTATTGTACCATTGCCACAGGCTAACCCAGACAACAATCAAGATTCAAAGAGCAACCTAGAAATTggtaatgaaaatgaaagcGAGCAGAATGACGAAGTTGAGGATGAACTCAACCTACAAACAGGTAATGATAAATCAAGAACATTTACAAATGCGTTCGATTCCGAGATAATCAAAAGGGAATTGAGATCAAgatcaaaatatcaacCGATTCAAGTTTCATTTAATACACACAATTACTTTTATTCCGATAAAGAGGGCGTGAAAACATATTCTCTTACAAAACCAAATGACAACGGAATAGATGACTTTTATGACCGGAACGAAGCTTTCAAATTGCCCAAGCCGTGGTCACCCAATTCGCATCCGACATCGAGAGCATCATACGCCTTGATGTCATATTTACAGTTATTTCTCAATGCGATTACTACGATTGTAATTTTCAGTTTTATACTATCATTCATCTTAACACTACAGAAGGACTTGAAATCCACATGggaacaaagaaaacacgAATTACAGTACGAATCCGAAAATTGTCAAGAACAATACATCACAAACCGTTGTAATCAAACGCCGGGTTTACCGGCTTTGGACCAACAGTGCGCAGAATGGAAACAATGCATGAACAGAAACAACGACATATTTTTCCGTGCAAGAACAACATTGAGCGCACAGCTGTTTGGAGACATCATCAATTCGTTTATAGATCCATTAAATTGGAAAACACTATTTGTCATATTTTGCGGCATCATAACTTGGTGTTTTagttcaaattttttactCGGATTCGTGCGAGCTAAGAGCTACTACGGCGATGGCATCAAAAGATATCCCGTGTCACCTCCACTAACATCATCGTCTGAGGCATCTTCCAAAGAGGGCTCTCGCTTACTCAAGCAGTAA
- the RRM3 gene encoding DNA helicase — MFRSHASGSKKQWSKRTSNGSASADSAPGPHAYRQQTLSSFFTSSNKKTPGVSKNSTTTTSTTTTVIDLESGGEGNQTKVALPRPRLVRNNSSSLFSQSQDAFGDDDPEAEFKKLVNVPRLNSYKKPSRSSSMTSSLHKTASASTKYRTYQYDEDETLREVTSVKSGSRQLSFTSTINIDDSSAGVPADLERPAKRSKPSLEFQGLRLTAPKKIKPLLRKSASSLESMNHRNALSSPVVLTKEQEMVVSLIIKKRTNVFYTGSAGTGKSVILQTIIRQLSSLYGKESIAITASTGLAAVTIGGSTLHKWSGIGIGNKTIDQLVKRIQSQKDLLAAWRYTKVLIIDEISMIDGNLLDKLEQIARRIRKNDDPFGGIQLVLTGDFFQLPPVAKKDENKIVKFCFESDMWKRCIQKTILLTKVFRQQDNELIDILNAIRFGELNVNMTRTIRNLNRDIDYPDGIAPTELYATRREVESSNVRKLQSLPGDLYEFKAVDNAPERYQTLLDSSLMVDKVVVLKEDAQVMMLKNRPDVDLVNGSLGKVLFFVTESLVVKMKEIYKIVDDDVVSDMRLVSRVVGNPILKESKEFRQDINARPLARLERLKILINHAVKISPHKEKFPYVRWTIGKNRYIHELMVPERFPIDIPRENVGLERTQIPLMLCWALSIHKAQGQTIRRLKVDLRRIFEAGQVYVALSRAVTMDNLQVLNFDPSKIRTNGKVKDFYKHLETLK, encoded by the coding sequence ATGTTCAGGTCGCATGCCTCGGGGAGTAAGAAGCAATGGTCTAAGAGAACTTCAAACGGCAGTGCATCTGCCGATTCTGCACCGGGCCCTCATGCCTATAGGCAGCAAACACTGTCTTCCTTCTTCACGAGTTCCAACAAAAAGACACCCGGTGTTTCGAAAAACtccacaacaacaacaagtacaacaacaacggtGATTGACTTGGAAAGTGGTGGTGAAGGCAACCAAACTAAAGTCGCGTTGCCTAGGCCGAGACTGGTACGGAATAACTCGTCCTCTTTATTTTCCCAGTCTCAGGATGCGTTTGGAGATGACGATCCTGAAgcagaattcaaaaaactgGTCAATGTGCCCAGACTTAATAGCTATAAGAAGCCTAGCAGATCGTCGTCGATGACCAGCTCTCTGCACAAGACTGCCTCCGCGTCCACTAAATATAGAACGTACCAGtacgatgaagatgaaaccTTGCGAGAGGTTACCAGTGTGAAGTCCGGTTCTAGACAACTATCCTTCACCAGTACGATCAACATTGACGATTCCAGTGCAGGGGTTCCTGCTGATCTGGAAAGGCCTGCTAAGAGATCGAAGCCTTCCCTGGAGTTTCAAGGCTTAAGACTCACAgcaccaaagaaaataaagccGCTCTTAAGGAAGTCAGCATCAAGCTTGGAATCGATGAACCACAGAAATGCACTTTCGTCCCCCGTTGTACTGACGAAGGAGCAAGAAATGGTTGTGAGTCTgatcatcaaaaaaaggACAAACGTCTTTTATACAGGTAGTGCTGGTACAGGTAAGTCCGTCATCCTGCAAACCATTATAAGACAGTTAAGTTCTCTGTACGGCAAAGAATCCATTGCGATAACCGCCTCGACCGGGCTGGCCGCCGTGACCATTGGGGGCTCCACACTGCATAAATGGTCTGGTATAGGCATTGGCAACAAGACCATAGATCAGTTGGtgaaaagaatacaatCACAGAAAGACTTGTTGGCTGCATGGAGGTACACAAAAGTTTTGATCATTGACGAAATCTCCATGATCGATGGTAATCTACTAGATAAACTAGAGCAAATTGCCAGGAGAATCCGTAAAAATGACGACCCTTTTGGTGGCATCCAATTGGTCTTAACAGGagatttctttcaattaCCACCCGTGGCAAAGAAggatgaaaataaaatcgttaaattttgttttgaaagcGATATGTGGAAACGATGTATTCAAAAGACCATCTTGCTAACCAAAGTTTTCAGACAACAAGATAACGAATtgattgatattttgaatgcCATAAGATTCGGAGAACTGAACGTCAACATGACGAGGACAATAAGAAACCTAAATAGGGATATAGATTATCCCGACGGTATTGCCCCCACGGAGTTATATGCTACGAGGAGAGAAGTGGAATCTTCTAACGTGAGGAAATTACAATCTTTGCCCGGTGACTTGTACGAATTCAAAGCTGTAGATAACGCACCAGAAAGATACCAAACACTATTGGACTCCTCCCTGATGGTGGATAAAGTTGTTGTATTGAAGGAAGACGCTCAAGTTatgatgttgaaaaaccGGCCTGATGTGGATTTAGTCAATGGGTCTTTGGGGAAAGTCTTGTTTTTCGTTACAGAATCATTGGTGgtcaaaatgaaagaaatctATAAAATTGtagatgatgatgttgtCAGTGATATGCGACTTGTGAGCCGGGTCGTCGGCAATCctattttgaaagaatcaaaagaatttcGTCAAGATATCAACGCCAGGCCGTTAGCCAGATTGGAACGTTTGAAAATTCTGATAAATCATGCAGTCAAGATTTCCCCtcataaagaaaaatttccttATGTTCGCTGGACAATAGGCAAAAACAGGTATATCCATGAGCTTATGGTCCCAGAGCGTTTCCCCATTGATATACCAAGAGAAAATGTCGGGCTAGAAAGAACTCAGATTCCCCTAATGCTGTGCTGGGCATTATCCATTCACAAGGCGCAAGGTCAAACCATTCGAAGATTGAAGGTCGACTTGAGAAGGATCTTTGAAGCCGGTCAAGTTTACGTTGCGTTGTCGAGAGCAGTCACCATGGATAACTTACAAGTACTGAACTTTGACCCAAGTAAGATTCGTACTAATGGAAAAGTGAAAGATTTTTACAAGCATCTGGAAACTTTGAAGTGA
- a CDS encoding putative glutamate 5-kinase: MFVFPPPVKSSTAEAMTKAYTIVLKLGSSSLVDESTKEPKLSTMTLIVETVTNLKRMGHKVIIVSSGGIAVGLDALNIPHKPKQLSEVQAIAAVGQGRLIARWNMLFSQYGEETAQILLTRNDILRWNQYNNARNTINELLTMGVIPIVNENDTLSISEIEFGDNDTLSAITAALVGADFLFLLTDVDCLYTDNPRTNPHARPIVLVPELSEGLPGVNTSSGSGSEIGTGGMRTKLIAADLASNAGIETIVMKSDRPEYVLAIVDYIQHHFRPPRCAGNGSQQQFRDLQDAELAALRRHGVPLHTKFLANDTNHKLKNREFWILHGLITKGAIVIDQNSYDRLLCKDKTSLAPAAVIAVRDNFHELECVDLEIGRRLPNGDLDVSHPVQSVGRVRSNYTSLELAKIKGLPGEKIHDVLGYSVSEYVAHRENIAFPPQF, encoded by the coding sequence ATGTTTGTATTTCCTCCCCCCGTCAAAAGCAGCACCGCAGAAGCAATGACTAAAGCGTACACCATCGTTCTCAAGCTCGGTAGCTCGTCGCTCGTGGACGAGAGCACGAAGGAGCCCAAGCTGTCCACCATGACGCTGATCGTCGAGACTGTGACGAACCTCAAGCGTATGGGCCACAAAGTGATCATCGTGTCCAGTGGCGGCATCGCGGTCGGCCTGGACGCGCTCAACATCCCGCACAAGCCCAAGCAGCTTTCCGAAGTGCAGGCGATCGCCGCCGTCGGCCAAGGCCGCCTCATCGCGCGCTGGAACATGCTGTTTTCGCAGTACGGCGAGGAAACCGCGCAGATCCTGCTCACTCGCAACGACATCCTGCGCTGGAACCAGTACAACAACGCGCGCAACACCATCAACGAGCTGCTGACAATGGGCGTCATCCCCATTGTCAACGAGAACGACACGCTGTCCATCAGCGAGATCGAGTTCGGCGATAACGACACGCTCTCCGCCATCACCGCCGCCCTCGTGGGTGCGGACTTTTTGTTCCTGCTCACAGACGTGGACTGCTTGTACACGGACAACCCGCGAACTAACCCGCACGCGCGTCCCATAGTGCTGGTGCCCGAGTTGTCCGAGGGCCTACCCGGCGTCAACACCTCCTCGGGCTCCGGCTCCGAGATCGGCACAGGCGGCATGCGCACCAAGCTCATAGCCGCCGACCTCGCCTCCAACGCCGGCATCGAGACCATCGTGATGAAGAGCGACCGCCCGGAGTACGTCCTGGCCATCGTCGACTACATTCAGCATCACTTCCGTCCGCCGCGCTGCGCGGGTAACGGCTCGCAGCAGCAGTTCCGCGACCTGCAGGACGCGGAACTTGCAGCGCTGCGTCGCCACGGCGTTCCCCTGCACACCAAGTTCCTGGCTAACGACACCAACCACAAACTCAAGAACAGGGAGTTCTGGATTCTGCACGGGCTCATCACCAAGGGCGCCATCGTCATCGACCAGAACAGCTACGACCGGCTTCTGTGCAAGGACAAGACTAGCTTGGCCCCGGCCGCGGTCATTGCCGTGCGCGACAACTTCCACGAGCTGGAGTGTGTCGACCTCGAGATCGGCAGGCGGCTGCCCAACGGCGACCTGGATGTCTCGCACCCGGTCCAGTCCGTCGGCAGGGTCCGCTCCAACTACACGAGCCTGGAGCTCGCCAAGATTAAGGGCCTGCCCGGCGAGAAGATCCACGACGTTCTGGGCTACAGCGTCAGCGAGTACGTTGCCCACAGGGAAAACATCGCCTTCCCGCCGCAGTTTTGA
- the PIH1 gene encoding Pih1p, giving the protein MADFLLRPIKQRHSSDGKYVTVDAGGGSVSKIEPIADFVIKTKLVSSNGPEELQNAKKVFINVCHSGLVPKPETEFDARIVFPLIIQNEWEIPIITSCHRTDRDKKGQECYVWDCCINSDCSRWIREDVQLREILVEWCLESCEIRDSVVLCRDHIAFPKMRQKGAEIPALEILNDELQNDYKTEMHRIIEEEASNPMSVLRGHAKDDDGGDDGDDGTLPPLFPVARAPVGRIEEIDETVIAQRRNKKAAAVQQQPDKPEYEVKMKRYDSGEYKLRILVENKAGNSLPGQFAPLYKPAENELYINDELSIPLPHGVVRNAADIKIFHVSKERRLYVYV; this is encoded by the coding sequence ATGGCCGATTTCCTGCTGAGACCGATCAAGCAACGCCACAGCAGTGACGGCAAATACGTGACGGTAGATGCTGGCGGCGGATCAGTGTCCAAGATCGAGCCCATCGCGGATTTCGTCATAAAGACCAAACTGGTATCCAGCAATGGCCCAGAGGAGTTGCAGAACGCCAAGAAGGTGTTCATCAACGTGTGCCATTCCGGGCTCGTGCCCAAACCCGAGACGGAGTTCGATGCGAGGATAGTGTTCCCGCTTATTATCCAGAACGAGTGGGAGATCCCGATCATCACGTCGTGCCACCGGACGGACCGTGACAAGAAGGGACAAGAGTGCTATGTGTGGGACTGCTGCATAAACAGCGATTGCTCGCGCTGGATACGTGAGGACGTCCAGCTGCGGGAGATCCTGGTGGAGTGGTGTCTGGAGTCGTGCGAGATCCGTGACTCCGTCGTGCTTTGCAGGGACCACATAGCGTTCCCCAAGATGAGGCAGAAGGGCGCGGAGATCCCTGCGCTGGAGATACTGAACGACGAGCTGCAGAACGATTACAAGACGGAGATGCACAGGATCATCGAGGAAGAGGCCAGCAACCCGATGAGCGTTCTGCGCGGCCACGCTAAGGACGACGACGGTGGCGACGATGGCGACGACGGGACGCTACCGCCGCTGTTCCCAGTGGCGAGGGCACCGGTAGGCCGCATAGAGGAGATCGACGAGACCGTTATCGCCCAGCGGAGGAACAAGAAGGCTGCGGCAGTGCAGCAGCAGCCTGACAAGCCCGAGTACGaggtgaagatgaagaggtACGACAGTGGGGAGTACAAGCTGCGGATTCTCGTCGAGAACAAAGCGGGAAACTCGCTGCCGGGGCAGTTTGCTCCGCTGTACAAGCCGGCGGAGAACGAGCTGTATATCAACGACGAGTTGAGCATACCGTTGCCGCACGGCGTGGTCCGGAACGCGGCAGACATCAAGATCTTCCACGTTTCCAAAGAACGCAGACTGTACGTATACGTTTGA
- the NEL1 gene encoding GTPase-activating protein NEL1, with amino-acid sequence MSSPIDLLYEPFSHHDSAQPFDPNLKCAGCGAFYSMDCPLREQNLWSCLFCSRSNPMDRTPLVSSDAYTLTSERKGTFERRTVMVIDAVCGPHELDHLIATLCDAAASKDSELTCVITIQDSGSVTVHNTVGQKRNAVFSIDDFMTHYNLDKLNVKHFEKKLRATHSTSYWFAHDSLKKQLQEISKTAKEGSKSKRGKRCTGLALFIASILASQCALSTCCHIVSFLNGPCTKGAGKVLSRERRKHMRQNYHFDSENPNSKLSRSSWKFYEELFKKFKQQKLNYEFFISSLDQIGLLEMGPLVNSSMAVSQFDSFNDERFVRCFQKYLRLRNENAIYNCKMKILTAENTSIVYEIPDYVLNPKNLSLPVEISLGNRSTKNSVQLQTTFENSEQAYTKIETFVLPAQPKTDLFQIQKIIAIAMKKMASQITGNFDYSSKHTKELNKQLASLLRQVQGIDKDKIIEWCYYLYKSPILSSRNTSPDERYLFLHQVLNSSRDVCLSLCKPLIWNYNDSKHDWVVLDISLARTPIFQDGNTTLCIDGGSYVILRIGERFQREGQEFCCKLLNDLQRFTQPLYVETEIGGSQDRFLKSKIVPFDASDKKILGTEDMTFRDFFNLYTSSTENK; translated from the coding sequence ATGAGCTCTCCAATTGATTTGCTTTATGAACCGTTTTCTCACCACGACTCGGCCCAGCCCTTTGACCCAAATCTAAAGTGCGCTGGATGCGGTGCCTTTTATTCGATGGATTGCCCACTGCGGGAGCAAAACCTCTGGTCATGTTTATTCTGCAGCCGCTCCAACCCAATGGATAGAACGCCGTTGGTATCGTCTGACGCCTACACTTTGACCTCTGAGAGAAAAGGCACgtttgaaagaagaaccGTTATGGTTATAGACGCCGTTTGCGGCCCCCATGAGCTGGATCATTTGATTGCCACGCTGTGTGACGCCGCCGCTTCCAAGGACAGCGAGCTGACATGCGTCATCACCATTCAGGACTCAGGCAGTGTCACCGTGCACAACACTGTGGGTCAGAAACGTAACGctgttttttcaattgatGACTTTATGACCCACTATAATCTCGATAAATTGAATGTCAAAcatttcgaaaaaaaattaagagCGACTCACTCAACATCGTACTGGTTTGCACACgactctttgaaaaagcaattGCAGGAAATTTCCAAGACGGCAAAGGAGGGGAGCAAGTCCAAACGGGGCAAACGCTGTACCGGATTAGCATTATTCATTGCCTCCATATTGGCGTCTCAATGCGCTTTGTCAACTTGTTGCCATATAGTATCATTTCTTAACGGCCCATGTACCAAAGGCGCTGGGAAGGTCTTATCAAGGGAACGTAGAAAACATATGAGACAAAACTATCATTTTGATTCCGAGAATCCAAATTCGAAATTGTCCAGAAGTTCGTGGAAGTTTTATGAAGAgttattcaagaaatttaaaCAGCAGAAATTAAACtatgaattttttataaGCTCGTTGGATCAAATCGGTTTGCTGGAAATGGGTCCGTTAGtaaattcatcaatggCGGTTTCTCAGTTTGATTCCTTCAACGACGAGAGATTCGTTAGATGTTTCCAGAAATACTTGCGTTtgagaaatgaaaatgccATTTACAACTGTAAGATGAAAATATTAACCGCTGAAAACACTTCGATTGTGTATGAGATTCCTGATTATGTTTTGAACCCGAAGAATCTTTCTCTACCGGTAGAAATCTCACTGGGCAACCGTTCCACAAAGAATTCTGTACAGCTTCAAACTACGTTTGAGAATAGTGAGCAAGCATACACTAAAATCGAAACATTTGTGCTACCAGCGCAACCAAAGACCGATTTGtttcaaatacaaaaaataattgcgatagcaatgaaaaaaatggcttCTCAAATCACCGGTAATTTCGATTACTCATCCAAACATACCAAGGAGTTGAACAAGCAATTAGCTTCTTTACTAAGGCAAGTTCAGGGAATTGACAAGGACAAGATTATAGAATGGTGTTATTACTTATACAAATCGCCCATATTATCGAGCAGGAACACTTCACCGGATGAAAGGTACCTCTTCCTTCACCAAGTACTCAACTCCAGTCGTGACGTCTGTCTTTCACTATGTAAACCTTTGATTTGGAATTATAATGACTCAAAACACGACTGGGTCGTTTTGGACATTTCGCTGGCAAGAACACCGATATTCCAAGATGGCAACACYACTTTGTGTATTGACGGTGGGTCATACGTTATTCTAAGAATAGGAGAACGTTTTCAAAGGGAAGGCCAGGAGTTCTGTTGCAAGCTTTTAAATGATTTACAAAGATTTACCCAACCATTATATGTGGAGACTGAAATTGGTGGGAGTCAGGATCGCTTcttgaaaagtaaaattgTTCCTTTTGATGCCAGCGACAAGAAAATTCTTGGTACAGAAGATATGACATTCCGAGATTTCTTCAACTTATACACCAGCTCGACTGAAAACAAATAG